From a single Halanaerobiaceae bacterium ANBcell28 genomic region:
- a CDS encoding metallopeptidase TldD-related protein translates to MDLLNKCLNILMENGADKAEVSIAHQFKDEMNVNTGEISLLRSREEYNLNLTAIINNKKDFIQINKIDDKSIEAAALEVINNAKNSQPDEAHDISDILIEKEFKEDMVNLDLDLMHKRLKKFILKINDDYPELVISESILEYIDTHHYYANSKGVKLSSNSDKYTFALMFFSKKGMKTSSFNHTSLSTKDLEKELYELGSLPYLLKESIEHLDAQAIENKKFTGDIIVTPDCMNSVLDFLLSHISNYFLIAGISNFSDKLNEKVLDEKFTLRTEPLSKKLASKKYYGSDGILNKNDYIFENGVLKNYILDLYGSNKTGYDRGPSHGGNIVIEKGDKSLDEMIKSIDQGIILSRFSGGQPAPNGDFSGVAKNSFYIENGEIKYPIKETMITGNIFDMFTDINAISEERINNGSSLLPFIHFKDINISSK, encoded by the coding sequence ATGGATCTCTTAAATAAATGTCTTAATATCTTAATGGAAAATGGAGCTGATAAAGCAGAAGTTTCTATTGCACATCAATTTAAGGACGAAATGAATGTAAATACAGGTGAAATAAGTCTTCTGAGATCAAGAGAAGAATATAATTTGAATTTGACTGCCATAATTAATAATAAAAAAGACTTTATACAAATTAATAAAATTGATGATAAGTCCATAGAAGCAGCAGCACTTGAAGTAATTAATAATGCAAAAAATTCACAGCCAGATGAAGCTCATGATATATCAGATATACTTATTGAAAAAGAATTTAAAGAAGATATGGTTAATCTTGATCTTGACTTAATGCATAAAAGATTAAAAAAATTTATTCTTAAGATTAATGATGACTATCCAGAGCTTGTAATATCGGAATCTATTTTAGAATATATAGATACTCATCATTACTATGCTAATTCAAAGGGAGTGAAATTATCATCAAATAGTGATAAATACACTTTTGCCTTGATGTTCTTTTCTAAAAAAGGAATGAAGACATCTTCTTTTAATCATACAAGTCTCTCTACAAAAGATTTAGAAAAAGAGTTATATGAATTAGGATCATTACCTTATTTATTAAAAGAATCTATTGAACATTTAGATGCTCAAGCTATAGAGAACAAAAAGTTCACAGGGGATATTATAGTTACTCCTGATTGCATGAACAGTGTATTAGATTTCTTATTATCACATATAAGTAATTATTTCTTAATTGCTGGGATTTCAAACTTTAGTGATAAGTTAAATGAAAAAGTTCTAGATGAAAAATTCACCTTAAGAACTGAACCACTTTCTAAAAAACTTGCAAGTAAAAAATATTATGGATCTGATGGAATTCTCAATAAAAATGACTATATCTTTGAGAATGGTGTATTAAAAAATTATATATTAGATTTATATGGTTCAAATAAGACAGGATATGATAGAGGACCTTCACATGGAGGTAATATAGTAATAGAAAAGGGAGATAAGTCTCTAGATGAAATGATAAAGAGTATAGATCAGGGTATAATTCTATCAAGATTTTCTGGTGGTCAACCCGCTCCTAATGGTGATTTTTCTGGAGTTGCTAAAAATAGTTTTTATATCGAAAATGGTGAAATTAAATATCCTATTAAAGAAACAATGATTACTGGAAATATATTTGATATGTTTACGGATATTAACGCGATATCAGAGGAAAGAATTAATAATGGATCATCTCTATTACCTTTTATACACTTTAAGGATATTAATATTTCATCTAAATAA